In Phacochoerus africanus isolate WHEZ1 chromosome 2, ROS_Pafr_v1, whole genome shotgun sequence, one DNA window encodes the following:
- the DUOX1 gene encoding dual oxidase 1 isoform X4: MGFRLALAWTLLVGPWMPMGARNSISWEVQRFDGWYNNLMEHKWGSKGSRLQRLVPASYADGVYQPLGEPHLPNPRDLSNTAMRGPAGQASLRNRTVLGVFFGYHVLSDLVSIEKPGCPAEFLNIHIPPGDPVFDPHKSGDVVLPFQRSRWDPNTGQSPSNPRDLTNEVTGWLDGSAIYGSSHSWSDELRSFSGGQLASGPDPAFPRQAQDPLFMWTPPDPATGQRGPQGLYAFGAEQGNREPFLQALGLLWFRYHNLCAQKLAREHPLWGDEELFQHARKRVIATYQSITMYEWLPSFLRKMPQEYAGYRPFLDPSISPEFLAASEQFFSTMVPPGVYMRNASCHFQGVINRNSSVSRALRVCNSYWSREHPNLQRAEDVDALLLGMASQIAEREDHMVVEDVQDFWPGPLKFSRTDHLASCLQRGRDLGLPSYTKARARLGLPPVTRWQDINPALSRSDGIVLEATAALYNQDLSRLELLSGGLLESYGDPGPLFSTIVLDQFVRLRDGDRYWFENTKNGLFSEKEIAEIRNTSLRDVLIAVTNMTPGALQPNVFFWHAGDPCPQPRQLSTEDLPACAPLIMRDYFKGSGFGFGVTIGTLCCFPLVSLLSAWIVAQLRRRNFKRLQVQNRQSIMCEKLVGGMKALEWQGRKEPCRPVLVHLQPGQIHVMDGRLSVLRTIQLRPPQQVNLILSSNHGRRTLMLKIPKEYDLVLLFDLEEERQVMVENLQSALKESGLSFQEWELREQELMRAAVTREQRSHLLETFFRHLFSQVLDIDQADAGALPLDSSQKVREALACELSRAEFAESLGLKPQDMFVESMFSLADKDGNGYLSFREFLDILVVFMKGSPEEKSRLMFRMYDFDGNGLISKDEFIRMLRSFIEISNNCLSKAQLTEVVESMFREAGFQDKQELTWEDFHFMLRDHDSELRFTQLCVKGVEVPEVIKDLCRRASYISQEKLWVTSFQPLLFTEAHREKFQRSRRHQTVQQFKRFVENYRRHIGCLAVFYTIAGGLFLERAYYYAFAAHHMGITDTTRVGIILSRGTAASISFMFSYILLTMCRNLITFLRETFLNRYVPFDAAVDFHRLIASTAIILTVLHSAGHVVNVYLFSISPLSVLSCLFPGLFHDNGSEFPQKYYWWFFQTVPAHHPWQLRSDPAAPLPHLLPGPSTNLCGGQAGEPEPEEGGDQRSEGGAAAFRSDPSAVPAAPRL; encoded by the exons ATGGGCTTCCGCTTGGCTCTGGCATGGACACTCCTGGTTGGGCCATGGATGCCCATGG GAGCTCGGAACTCCATTTCATGGGAGGTGCAGCGATTTGATGGGTGGTACAACAACCTCATGGAGCACAAGTGGGGCAGCAAAG GCTCTCGGCTGCAGCGCCTGGTTCCAGCCAGCTATGCAGATGGTGTGTACCAGCCCTTGGGAGAGCCCCACCTGCCCAACCCCCGAGACCTTAGCAACACCGCCATGAGGGGCCCTGCAGGGCAGGCCTCCCTGAGAAACCGCACAGTGCTGGGGGTCTTCTTTG GCTACCACGTGCTCTCGGACCTGGTGAGCATTGAAAAGCCTGGCTGCCCAGCCGAGTTCCTCAACATCCACATCCCGCCCGGAGACCCCGTGTTCGACCCGCACAAGAGCGGGGACGTGGTGCTGCCCTTCCAGAGGAGCCGCTGGGATCCCAACACCGGACAGAGCCCCAGCAACCCCCGGGACCTG ACCAACGAGGTGACGGGCTGGCTGGACGGCAGCGCCATCTATGGCTCCTCGCACTCCTGGAGCGACGAGCTGCGGAGCTTCTCCGGGGGGCAGCTGGCGTCGGGGCCCGACCCCGCCTTCCCCCGCCAGGCGCAGGACCCGCTCTTCATGTGGACGCCGCCCGACCCTGCCACAGGGCAGCGCGGACCGCAGGGGCTGTACG CCTTCGGGGCGGAGCAAGGGAACCGCGAGCCCTTCCTGCAGGCGCTGGGCCTGCTCTGGTTCCGCTACCACAACCTGTGCGCGCAGAAGCTGGCCCGCGAGCACCCGCTCTGGGGGGACGAGGAGCTCTTCCAGCACGCGCGCAAGAGGGTCATCGCCACCTACCAG AGCATCACTATGTATGAGTGGCTGCCCAGCTTTCTGCGGAAAATGCCACAGGAGTATGCAg GATACCGCCCTTTCCTGGACCCCAGCATCTCCCCAGAGTTCCTGGCAGCCTCTGAGCAGTTCTTCTCCACCATGGTGCCCCCTGGCGTCTACATGAG AAACGCCAGCTGCCACTTCCAGGGGGTCATCAATAGGAACTCAAGTGTCTCCAGAGCTCTCCGGGTCTGCAACAGCTACTGGAGCCGAGAG CACCCAAACCTACAAAGAGCTGAAGATGTGGATGCGCTGCTGCTGGGTATGGCCTCCCAGATTGCTGAGCGAGAGGACCACATGGTGGTTGAGGATGTGCAAG ATTTCTGGCCTGGGCCACTGAAGTTTTCTCGCACAGACCACCTGGCCAGTTGCCTGCAGCGGGGCCGGGATCTGGGCCTGCCCTCTTACACGAAGGCCAGGGCAAGACTGGGCCTTCCTCCAGTTACCAGATGGCAGGACATCAACCCTGCACTCTCCCGGAGTGATGGCATT GTGCTGGAGGCCACAGCTGCTCTGTACAACCAGGACCTGTCCCGGCTGGAACTACTCTCTGGGGGGCTCCTGGAGAGCTATGGGGACCCTGGACCCCTCTTCAGCACAATTGTCCTCGATCAATTTGTGCGACTGAGGGATGGTGACCGTTACTGGTTTGAGAACACCAAGAATGG GCTATTCTCTGAAAAAGAGATCGCAGAGATCAGAAACACTTCCCTACGGGATGTTCTAATAGCTGTTACCAACATGACCCCTGGTGCCCTGCAGCCCAACGTCTTTTTCTGGCATGCTG GAGACCCCTGCCCACAGCCAAGACAGCTCAGCACCGAGGACCTGCCAGCCTGTGCTCCCCTCATCATGCGGGACTATTTTAAAGGCAGTGGATTTGGCTTTGGGGTCACCATTGGGACTCTGTGCTGCTTCCCCCTGG TGAGCCTGCTCAGTGCCTGGATTGTTGCCCAGCTCCGGAGGAGAAATTTTAAGAGGCTCCAGGTCCAGAACCGCCAGAGCATCATGTGTGAGAAGCTCGTGGGGGGCATGAAAG CACTGGAATGGCAGGGCCGCAAGGAGCCCTGCCGGCCTGTACTTGTGCACctgcagccaggccagatccaCGTGATGGATGGCAGGCTCTCCGTGCTCCGCACCATCCAGCTGCGGCCCCCGCAGCAGGTGAACCTCATCCTGTCCAGCAACCACGGACGCCGCACCCTGATGCTCAAGATCCCCAAGGAGTATGACCTG GTGCTTCTGTTTGACCTGGAGGAGGAGCGGCAGGTGATGGTGGAAAACCTTCAGAGCGCTCTGAAGGAGAGTGGGCTGAGCTTCCAGGAGTGGGAACTTCGGGAGCAGGAGCTGATGAGGGCAGCTGTGACGCGGGAGCAGCGGAGTCACCTCCTGGAGACCTTTTTCCGGCACCTCTTCTCCCAG GTGCTAGACATTGACCAGGCGGATGCAGGGGCCCTGCCCTTGGACTCATCACAGAAGGTGCGGGAGGCCCTGGCATGTGAGCTGAGCCGGGCCGAGTTTGCTGAGTCCCTGGGCCTCAAGCCCCAGGACATGTTTGTGGAGTCCATGTTCTCTCTGGCTGACAAGGACGGAAATGGCTACCTGTCCTTCCGAGAGTTCCTGGACATCCTGGTGGTCTTTATGAAAG GCTCCCCCGAGGAGAAGTCGCGCCTCATGTTCCGCATGTATGACTTTGATGGGAATGGTCTCATTTCCAAGGATGAGTTCATTAGGATGTTGAG GTCCTTCATTGAGATCTCCAACAACTGCCTGTCCAAGGCCCAGCTGACCGAGGTGGTGGAGTCCATGTTCCGGGAGGCTGGCTTCCAGGACAAGCAGGAGCTGACATGGGAGGACTTCCACTTCATGCTGCGGGACCATGACAGCGAGCTCCGCTTCACACAGCTCTGTGTCAAAG GGGTGGAGGTACCTGAAGTCATCAAGGACCTCTGCCGACGAGCCTCCTACATCAGCCAGGAGAAGCTCTG GGTAACATCGTTCCAGCCCCTGCTGTTCACCGAGGCTCACCGAGAGAAGTTTCAACGTAGCCGTCGTCACCAGACAGTGCAGCAGTTCAAGCGCTTTGTGGAGAACTACCGGCGCCACATCGGCTGCCTAGCCGTGTTCTACACCATCGCTGGGGGCCTTTTCCTGGAGAGGGCCTACT ACTACGCCTTTGCAGCTCACCACATGGGCATCACAGACACCACCCGTGTGGGCATCATCCTGTCACGGGGCACAGCAGCCAGCATCTCTTTCATGTTCTCTTACATCCTGCTCACTATGTGCCGCAACCTCATCACCTTCCTGCGAGAGACCTTCCTCAACCGCTACGTGCCCTTCGACGCCGCTGTGGACTTCCATCGCCTCATTGCCTCCACTGCCATCATCCTcacag TCTTACACAGTGCAGGCCATGTGGTGAATGTGTACCTCTTTTCCATCAGCCCACTCAGCGtcctctcctgcctcttccctggCCTCTTCCATGATaatgg GTCTGAGTTCCCCCAGAAGTATTACTGGTGGTTCTTCCAGACCGTACCAG CTCATCATCCATGGCAGCTTCGCTCTGATCCAGCTGCCCCGCTTCCACATCTTCTTCCTGGTCCCAGCACTAATCTATGTGGGGGACAAGCTGGTGAGCCTGAGCCGGAAGAAGGTGGAGATCAGCGTAGTGAAGGCGGAGCTGCTGCCTTCAG GAGTGACCCATCTGCAGTTCCAGCGGCCCCAAGGCTTTGA